A genome region from Arachis duranensis cultivar V14167 chromosome 6, aradu.V14167.gnm2.J7QH, whole genome shotgun sequence includes the following:
- the LOC107493050 gene encoding uncharacterized protein LOC107493050 has protein sequence MYISGYRGVASIVLEVVASSDLWIWHAFFGVSGSNNDINVLDRSPVFDDILNDCALEVNYTINGNNYTIGYYLANDIYLEWATFVKLISKPQGKKHKLFTQYQEGQRKDVERAFGVLQARFAIIRGPARFWEKKKLANIMRAYIILHNMIVENERDTYPGNFTQGLEYDDVENGLS, from the coding sequence ATGTACATTAGTGGTTATCGTGGAGTTGCAAGCATAGTACTTGAGGTTGTAGCATCTTCAGACCTTTGGATATGGCATGCGTTCTTTGGAGTTTCGGGTTCAAATAACGATATCAACGTGTTAGATCGTTCTCCAGTGTTCGATGATATTCTAAATGACTGTGCTCTGGAGGTAAATTATACTATTAATGGTAATAATTATACTATAGGATACTATTTAGCAAATGATATTTATCTTGAATGGGCCACATTTGTCAAATTAATCTCAAAGCCACAAGGGAAAAAACACAAGTTATTTACACAATACCAAGAAGGGCAAAGAAAAGATGTGGAGCGAGCATTCGGAGTGTTACAAGCACGCTTTGCAATTATACGTGGTCCAGCTCGCTTTTgggaaaagaagaagcttgccaaCATAATGAGAGCTTATATTATATTGCATAATATGATTGTTGAGAATGAAAGAGATACTTATCCAGGAAATTTTACTCAAGGCTTAGAGTATGACGATGTCGAAAATGGCTTATCATAA
- the LOC107493125 gene encoding LOW QUALITY PROTEIN: inositol-pentakisphosphate 2-kinase-like (The sequence of the model RefSeq protein was modified relative to this genomic sequence to represent the inferred CDS: inserted 1 base in 1 codon) translates to MELTLREEDAANWVYRGEGAVNLVLAYNGSNPSFVGKVMRIRKAPKNSKHGLKSNITVTAHELLLWKDVNELVSSSEKDIIDQLYVEHVMMPLLGSKYVDAGVHVLVSRKFLESIEKIVISQRPVWRVDAAQIDKQCDFGLLMSDHSVFPHDSQGSKPCISVEIKPKWGFLPQSKFVSEGNAIKTRVTRFEMHQALKLHQGTISELSQYNPLDLFSGSKERIRKAIKDLFITPQNNFRVFLNGFLILGGLGGGTRKTDSHMAEAFEERLKSVIEADKGHCTENLFTLVAETMHKSRVLDQLLEVQKLDNFDIEGAIHAYYNIISQXCMACTELNEEQAKRYKSFHSASLDESLRIVKNYLIAATAKDCSLMICFRQRTKEDSSSIYNNIYLESTKQTFDFKVYFIDLDLKRLNKMEEYYELDKKIVSCYEQSMNMDHQERNEVINKMDQEVTNVQGTS, encoded by the exons ATGGAGCTAACTCTAAGGGAAGAAGATGCCGCTAACTGGGTTTACAGGGGTGAAGGAGCTGTTAATCTTGTTCTTGCTTACAATGGATCAAATCCTtctttt GTTGGGAAAGTGATGAGGATACGTAAGGCTCCAAAGAACAGTAAACATGGTCTGAAGAGTAACATAACTGTGACTGCACATGAACTTCTGCTTTGGAAAGATGTGAATGAACTTGTTTCCTCTTCAGAAAAGGATATCATCGACCAGCTATATGTCGAGCATGTTATGATGCCGTTGCTTGGTTCTAAGTATGTTGATGCTGGG GTGCATGTTTTGGTGTCTAGGAAATTCCTTGAATCAATTGAGAAGATTGTTATTAGCCAACGTCCTGTGTGGCGAGTCGATGCTGCCCAGATTGATAAACAATGTGATTTTGGTCTTCTTATGTCTGATCATTCTGTGTTCCCTCATG ATAGCCAAGGATCGAAGCCCTGCATTTCTGTTGAGATAAAG CCCAAATGGGGATTTCTTCCTCAATCTAAATTTGTATCTGAAGGAAATGCTATCAAAACGAGAGTAACTCGATTTGAAATGCATCAAGCTCTGAAGTTGCATCAAGGCACG ATATCAGAGCTAAGTCAATACAATCCACTTGATCTATTCTCCGGATCTAAAGAGAGGATTCGTAAGGCTATCAAGGATCTCTTTATTACTCCTCAGAACAATTTTCGTGTATTTTTGAATGGCTTTCTCATACTCGGAGGACTGGGAGGTGGCACAAGGAAAACAGATTCACACATGGCTGAAGCATTTGAGGAAAGGCTGAAGTCTGTCATTGAAGCTGATAAAGGTCATTGTACGGAGAACTTGTTTACACTCGTTGCTGAGACCATGCACAAATCAAGAGTCCTTGATCAGCTCCTTGAGGTTCAGAAGCTCGACAATTTCGACATAGAAGGAGCCATCCATGCATATTATAACATTATTTCTC TATGCATGGCATGTACAGAATTGAATGAAGAGCAGGCAAAACGGTACAAGTCTTTTCATTCGGCTTCATTGGATGAAAGTTTGAGAATTGTGAAGAACTACCTTATAGCAGCGACAGCGAAAGACTGCAGTTTGATGATATGTTTTAGACAAAGGACAAAGGAGGATTCGTCATCTATATACAATAACATATATCTTGAGTCAACTAAGCAAACCTTTGATTTTAAG GTGTATTTTATCGACCTTGATTTGAAGCGATTGAATAAAATGGAAGAATATTATGAGTTAGATAAGAAAATAGTGAGCTGTTATGAACAAAGTATGAACATGGATCATCAAGAAAGAAACGAAGTCATCAACAAAATGGATCAAGAAGTAACAAATGTGCAGGGAACTTCTTGA